Proteins encoded by one window of Rutidosis leptorrhynchoides isolate AG116_Rl617_1_P2 chromosome 7, CSIRO_AGI_Rlap_v1, whole genome shotgun sequence:
- the LOC139860150 gene encoding uncharacterized protein, producing MFPRLYKLENSKNCCIKDRVSRGSSGFVTYWNWVRAPSGRTEAELDRLCSLLSSFSFSSSMDKWSWSLTNNGLFTVKKLSSLIDSQLISPFCLTHGTAQNKLVPKKVEIFVWRAQKKRLPVKLELDKRGIDLNSVRCSLCDEDIESVEHSLFSCKQVMDVCSRVLKWWGLNDNYLSNMADIINDGGPSSSTCNGRGVWQAVKWITLYLIWKNRNKKVFQGNSWNPPMALNEIQSLSFKWISTRAKKKINIDWLTWLASPCIYLNS from the coding sequence ATGTTTCCTCGTTTATATAAACTTGAAAATTCAAAAAATTGTTGTATCAAAGATCGTGTATCAAGGGGTTCGAGTGGTTTTGTCACATATTGGAACTGGGTGCGTGCCCCATCGGGCAGAACTGAAGCAGAATTGGATCGTCTTTGCAGCCTGTTATCCTCCTTCTCGTTCAGCAGTAGCATGGATAAATGGAGCTGGAGCTTGACAAATAATGGGTTGTTCACGGTAAAGAAGCTTTCCTCTCTTATCGACTCTCAATTGATCAGTCCTTTCTGTTTGACGCATGGTACAGCACAAAATAAGCTAGTCCCAAAAAAGGTCGAAATCTTTGTTTGGCGAGCTCAAAAGAAAAGGCTTCCCGTTAAGCTTGAACTCGACAAAAGAGGTATTGACCTTAATAGCGTGCGGTGTTCTTTATGTGATGAAGACATAGAGTCGGTTGAGCATTCTTTATTCTCGTGCAAACAAGTGATGGATGTCTGTTCTCGAGTCCTTAAATGGTGGGGTTTAAACGACAATTACCTTTCTAATATGGCGGATATCATAAACGATGGTGGACCTTCTTCCTCAACATGTAATGGTCGTGGTGTATGGCAAGCGGTTAAATGGATTACTTTGTATCTCATTTGGAAGAATCGGAACAAAAAGGTGTTTCAAGGTAATTCTTGGAATCCCCCGATGGCCCTAAACGAGATACAATCCCTTTCGTTCAAATGGATCTCTACAAGAGCAAAGAAGAAGATTAATATTGATTGGTTAACTTGGCTTGCAAGTCCTTGTATCTATTTAAATAGCTAG